TAAAACAACAGAATGAGAGTGATTCAAGGATAGTACAACTAATCACAGCCCTTGTAGATATACATAAGTAACTAACCATATGCATGAATACCGGATGAGAGTTTTAAAGTTTGAATGTTATCCGATATTCCTGTTAATCATTACGTACTATTCTCCCACATCCTCAACGGGCAAGGAACCTTATTCCCTTGTATTTTTTGGTAAAACTTTGTTCCCTTCCAGAGATCTACAATTGTTCTCTTTTTAAATATTCCCTCTTATCTAAGAGTTATGTTTTTAAACAAGCGCCAAAGAAAAGGAATTTCAATACCTCAgcttcccccctccttttcttttttctcagcATCCAAGCTCGAATTCATCTCGATAAAAAAAAAGCTTCGAGCTTGAGAGCCTTCGAGCCAAGTATTTTACTATTCAAACTCCGCTGAAAAATTGTTCTAGCTATTCAAGCGCGATAACAATCGAGTCTAGTTAAGCTTGGGTCTAAGTCAAGCTCGAGCTGCCCGGCTCATATGTATCCTCAGTGTCACCTCCGACTGAGTAGAATAAGATAGACTATTCATTACGTAACTCGAGATCCGAATTTAAATAATTTGGGGTACATAGATCCAGGAGAGGGGATGGATATGAGCCAAAACGCATTGATGCTCCACGGAAATGCTGGAGGGGATGGATATGAGCCAAAACGCATTGATGCTCCACGGAAATGCAGGAGCACCAATATGCCTTTTCACTTTTCTTCTCCAGCATTTCCGTTTTTGGCTCATAGCAGTGTCGGATTGTTCAAGTCCATACCAATCAGCATCGTTGAGGTAGACAACGGATTTGAGAACCATTTGAATCCGCTCCCATGAAGCCTATAAGTAGCCCTGATATCACCTTCGTCATCAGTGGAAGCAGGAGAGACCAGCAAGCACTCGAGACCATGAGGAGTAAGCAGGGCAAGAATTATATAAGAGATGGTATCGAGCGGAAGTTCGATACGATGCACACAGTAGCTGATGCACTCAACCCCTGCGCCGGTTTGGATGGAGTCGTCCATGGAGTTGCTCGAGGGGTCAGCAACTGGCTCTTGGACAAGCACCCTCAAGAGGAAGACAACGCGTGCAATCCCAACAATCCTGCACCTCGGCCAAAACAAACTCCCAAATACAAACCTGGGGGCAACAGAACTGGGAACATCAAAACTGGTGACAACAAAACTGGGAAAAACAACCGTGGAAATACTCAAAACAATGGAGGCATCGCTGTTGGCAACAACACTACCGCTCGTGCCGGTGCTCGTCGTGGTGgtggtgatgatgatgatgatgatgatgatgatgatgaggagtAATCATGAAACTATTCATCCGTGCAGGAGGCGGTGGTCTGTATCAGTGTATCCCAATAAGGCTATGTAGGTAAAAGCTCTGCTGCTTGCTGCTGTATTATGTAATAAAATTATGGAAATAAATGCTGAGTTTAGCTGTCCAGTAGTCAGCACTCAGCAGTCCGAGATGGCTATGTAAAACCTACGTTGCCTGCTAGTACGTAATAAAATTATGATAATAAGACCTGTGTTTGTTGTGTACATAAATACCATAGTTTCCTTGCTACGTAATAAAAATTCAATCATGGCCTTGCTATGTTTGAAGCTATGTAGCTTGCAGTGGCTTTGGATTATCACATGAAATAGTCTTGCCACTGTGTTCCCTTGTGATTCTGGAATCGCGTTTGAACCTTCGATTTTTTCTCATCTGACAAGGAATTTTGAGTAGCCAGGCGTATCTGCATGCTTGCTTGATCGTATATGTCAATTTCTTGCAGACATCTCAAACTGATACCGCATCTCGAAGAGCTCTCAAGGGAGTCTTCTACTTGGAAAATGGTCTGCATTGAAGAGCCTTGGAGTTGGCATTAGTAACACCTAGCAAACACATTAAAGGAAGACCTGCAACACAACCACTTCAAATTATGACCTTTGCAAGCTCATGCGATATTGATTTTAAAGTTACCACAGCAATATCCGGTAGCAGACTTAAGGAGTGTCAATTTTACATTACAGGCTGTTAGATTGGTAAGCAACTGCTTTTATATGTGTATCACCAGCTGGGCCTGAACAACAACTCCACAAAAACACTTTGTGCAGCGAAGGATTGAATTTTGCACTTCTCAAACCAATTAAGATTGGTCAAGTGAGGTCATTCTCATCGAgagtttcttcttccttggcctcTTCCCCCTTCAGCTCCTTCAATTCCGCTGTTGGCAATTTCCTCGCAAGCCTGATTATCTGCAAGCATTGAAACATAATTCCTTAAGCTAAAAATCAGAATTGAAAACACAGAAAATTATAAATCAACTCTAATGCAGATTTCATCGACTGTCGGGCAAAATAAAATCACACATATTTCAACACAGACATACACTGAACTCCACTACAAGCTCAGCGGGAGATGGAATAAAATTTAGGCAAACAAACAACCATTAACCAAAGTAACTTAAGGTATTAAACAAAGATCATGTAATCACCCAAGTTCAGACTTGCATACCGGgttctcccttcctccctctctcctttctTGCTTGGGTGACAGAAATATCTTGTCCCgacccggatccggatccggatccATGACACGGCCacgctattgccgactaccgctcACAATAGCACGAAGCCTCGTATATGAATAACAGGGTAGTAAAGTTTTACAAACATGTTTATATATGTCATTACTAGTATAACTTACTGGTTAGTTCAGAGTACAGAGCCTCTTTTAACattttatgtacacaaaagtatatatacccaaaaaataaaatcatgatCAAAGATGTCTTCTGCTGCTATCACTAGCggtgatctgaaagaaaaatataaataactaaTATGAGCTATACGGCTCAATaagtaatcatgcataatctcaCCGGATCACTTATCATACCGAACATTTTTAAGCAGGATTTGAGAAGCTAACATAAGCGTCAAATAAtagcttttcataaaaaaatattcatactGAGCCGGTAAATCGGTGTACATACCAACATATCTTTTCATGAATATGCATCGTAAAACTGTATACCGGCATGCCATGGTTTAAATCTACACTCTCAGATTTTTAGCTACGGTCGTACTTAACTCCCACGATAGGGATTGTATGCCTAGTTATTCTTTCCCATTGGCGGGGGGCCATATGCTCAAATTTATGCCTACTAGCAGAAGCCATCCATAGCATCTGAGAGCCCGTAAGTAGTACTTTTCACAAATAGTACATATAGATAGAATGAAAACTCTTAATAACTAATCACATGCTTATGCCACAAATGTCAGTTGTAAACATCATAACTTAGGTAATTCACAATTCAaaaatatgtgtgtgtgtgtatatatgtgtgcgtgtgtgtatacacatatacatgtgtgtgtatatatatatgtatatatatgtatatatgtataaataTGTGTATATTtatacatgtatatgtatatatatgtatatgtatatatatagatatatacgtatatatatgtaatacatatatatatatatatatatgtatatatatgtaatatatacatatacatatacatatatatatagatatatatatatatatgtaatatatatacacatatacatacatacatacatacatacatatatatatatgtaatacacgcgcgcgcgcgcgcgcgcacgcacacatatatatatatatatataatacacacacacacacacacacacacacacatatatatatatatatatatatatatatatgatggggggcaaaatggatcgtcctggtCAGGATCGTCCTATCTCGGCCGAGCAGACCGCAACGCCGACCAGAGAACCGCATTCCAGCTCAGAACCACCACGACCTCGGACTTCACCAAAGGCTTAGTCGACCTCGGCCTAGTCTCTGCACAACCACGGCCTACAACAACTTCTTCTGATGCTTATAATGACGTCCTGGGCCTAAGTTCGAGACACTCTGCTGTGTCAACCGTGAGCCCAAAAGCTCCTTCGACCTTAGGAAAATTCGCCGACCTACCAGACCAAGCTCGAGGCGCCTTATCCATCAACACGCCCCGACCCTCGAGCTCCGAGCGCTCTACCGAAGAAGCTAAGCCGATCTCAGCACCCGAAAAGCCGACTTCACCAAATATATGATGCGACCTCTCGCTGAACTCGGCCCTGCCTATAGCCGCATCCACGAGCATGCCCACGCCCGCCTACATGGACATACATTGCAATGCCTCTGCGCCATACTTCGCTTTCCGGCCAATGACAGTCAAAAACAACGCCATGTTGCTCCAGCCATACTCTGCTACAACTGTCAATGCCTTACTATTCACAAAAACAGACTGCATCGTGCGCCGCAAGCAAATTCTAGCTACGCGCCATCAGGCTTGAAGCCATCTCCTCTCATGATGAGAATGAGCCATACATCCACCATCCGGGCATCCTTacagggactataaatagccccatctGGTAACGCTTAAGGGACTTTTAATCCATCCGAGATCCACCCTAACTTGAGCGTCAGAGAGTCCTTACCGAAactaccggtgaggctttgtatAGGTATGCTGTCGCACGGGAGGTGGCTCACCCTCTTTCTCAACATTCCGGCAACTCCCTCGACTCCTCCAGCATGGCCACCcttgggccaaatttgaactatatatatatatatatatatatgatgtaaAGAGTTTTGATTCTGGGGCAAAGACCGTGTTTGGTTAAGCTTATTATTTTGTAAtatgtactttttttttatggagAATTTAGAGCATCTGCCATTACAATATGAATTCTAGGGTTCTGTTTTTCTCCCCCCTAATAGACAATGCCCAATCACATCCTTTCTTTCTCATGACGGAGGTTCACCATTTTCTTTTCAACTTCCTGAGTACGTTACTCTctcaaattaattattatgatatttgaaaaggtttttttttcttatacagCTTAATTAACTTTACAATGTAAGAGTGTGAACATGACAGCATAAAGTACAAAATACTTTGTGAATaataaatagaaaggaaggcCAATGCATTCTCATGGCTGGAATATGTACGTATATGTTGTAGGTGAAACAACGGAATGGGAGTGATTCAAGGATAGTACAACTAATCACAGCCCTTGTAGATATACATAAGTAACTAACCATATGCAGGAACCCTGGATGAGAGTTTTAAAGTTTGAATGTTATCCATATTCCTGTTAGTCATTACGTACTATCTCCCACATCATCAACGGGCAAGGAACCTTATTCCCTTGTATTTTTTGGTAAAACTTTGTTCCCTTCTAGAGATCTACAATTGTTCTCTTTTTAAATATTCCCTCTTATCTAAGAGTTATGTTTTTAAACAAGCGCCAAaggaaaggagtttcaataccTCAGCATCCattctccttttctcttttctcaGCATTCAAGCTCTAATTTATCTCGATAAGAAAAAAAGCATTTTGCTACATTTATAATTTAAAAAGCCTTCGAACCGAGTATTTTACTATTCGAACTTGACAGAAAATTTGTTCTAGCTAGTCTAGTTAAGCTTGGGTCTAAATCGAGCTCGAGCTGCTCGGCTCTTGTGTACCCTCAGCGTCACCTCCGACTGAGTAGAATGAGGTAGACTATTCATTACGTAACTCCAGATCCAAATTTAATTTGGGGTCCATAGATCCAGGAGAGGGGATGGATATGAGCCAAAACGCATTGATGCTCCACGGAAATGCTGGAGCACCAAtgccttttctcttttcttctccagcATTTCCGTTTTTGGCTCATAGCAGTGTCGGATTGTTCAAGTCCATACCAATCAGCATCGTTGAGGTAGACAACGGATTTGAGAACCATTTGAATCCGCTCCCATGAAGCCTATAAGTAGCCCTGATCACCTTCGTCAGTGGAAGCAGGAGAGACCAGCAAGCACTCGAGACCATGAGGAGTAAGCAGGGCAAGGATTATATAAGAGATGGTATCGAGCGGAAGTTCGATACGATGCACACAGTAGCTGATGCACTCAACCCCTGTGCCGGTTTGGATGGAGTCGTCCATGGAGTTGCTCGAGGGGTCAGCAACTGGCTGTTGGACAAGCACCCTCAAGAGGAAGACAACGCGTGCAAGCCCAACAATCCTGCACCTCAGCCACAACGAACTCCCAAATGCAAACCTGGGAGCAACAGAACTGGGAACATCAAAACTGGTAACAACAAAACTGGGAATAACAACCGTCGAAATACTCAAAACAATGGAGGCATCGCTGTTGGCAACAACACTACTGCTCGTGCCGGTGCTGGTCGTGGTGgtggtgatgatgatgatgatgatgatgagtatATTAGGAAGTAATTTGCAATCAATGCACATGACTCTTCGGTGTTGATACAACTTAGTATTCCAAAGAGTTATTTTGTAATCCAAAGAGTCATTTTGTAATCCAAAGAGTCATTTTGTAATCCAAAGTGTCACCTTGGAAATCTCAGAAGTACTTGTATTTCAAAGAGTCATTTTAGTACTCCAAGGGCATTAAATGTTACTTAAATTGTCATTCTATATAAGAATGGCTTTAGCAAGATTGTAAGATGCAGAAAAAAactatgaatgaaaaatatctCTTGCTTCATTCCTAATCCTATCCCATCAACTTCACACCTTGTTCCAAcaaatttggtatcagagcctggaaAAAAATACTTGTCAAGATGGCATCTTCATCAACTACCATGTTCTCCTACACTTCAAACCAAGTTCCCATCTTTGATGGTGAGCATTATGACTATTGGAGTAGTCAAATGCAAACCATATTCATATCCCAAGACCTTTGGGACATAGTCGAAGGTTCATATGCAGAGCCacctcaaccacaagaagttacAAAAAATTGGACAGCAGAACAACAAGGAGAGTACAAGGAGAATGTGAAGAAAGATGCATGTGCTCTTCGATACATTCaacaaggaataagcaaaaccaTCTATCCCAGAATTTTTGGAGCAAGAAAAGCAAAGCAAGCATGGGAAATACTCAAAGAAGGTTTCCAAGGTAATGAGAAAGTTATCTCATTAAAGTTACAATCACTGTGGAGAGAATTTGACAACATGCAAATGAAAGAAGGCCAAGGTATGCAAAGTTTTCTGACCAAAGTTACTGAAGTTGTTAATCAAATTAGAAGTCTTGGAGATACTATTGAAGATAGAAAAGTTGTTCAAAAGGTTCTTAGAAGTCTTCCTACAAATTATGATCATGTTGTCACTGCAATAGAAGAATCAAAAGATCTCTTTACCTAcagttttaatgaactaatgagtTCTTTACAAGTTCATGAGGAAAGAATGAATAGGTTTTCTACTCAACCTCTTGAGCAAGCTTTTCAAACTAAGCTCAACACCTCAGAGAAAAAGAATTTTAAACAGAAATACAAAGGAGGACCATtccaaaagaaggaaagaggcaACTATCAAGGAGGAGCAAACCAACAACAATCAGGTGGTTTCAATCCTCGATGCCGCGTTTGCAAGAAGAACAACCATGACTCAAAAGATTGTCGATACAGATGCAATAAGTGCAAGATTCCCAACCATTCACAAAGGGACTGTTGGTACCAAAAGAAGAATGGAAATGAGGAAGCCAACTTCACTAAAAATGAAGCAGAAACTCAACAACTCTTCTCTTGCATGAATGTTCAAGAAGATTCTCAAAATgtatggtatttggatagtgggtgTAGCAACCACATGACGGGGAACCAAAAGATCTTCATCCAACTTGACAAAAATTATTCTTCTCAAGTCATGCTCGGAGACGGCAAACTCCAAACTATTGAAGGCAAAGGATCTATTGAAGTTCTCACCAAAGGAGGTAACAAAAGGCTTATTAATGATGTTCTTTATGTGCCAAATTTATCTCATAACCTCCTAAGCGTTGGGCAACTTACTCAAAAAGGATATGCTATCAACTTCAATAACAGTAGCTGcaaaatttttgataaaaagaatAACTGTCTAGTTGCTATTGTTCCTATGAGCACAAACAAGGTGTTTCCTCTAACcatgttatcacaagatgtcgTATTCAAAAGTGAAGCTATTAATATGTCAACTTTATGGCATCTTCGATATGGACATTTGAATATGAAGGGGTTGCATCTACTCAAGCAAAAAAATATGGTGATTGGTCTCCCTCTCATCGAAGGAAGAAGTCAAGTATGTGAAGGCTGCATATATGGAAAAATGCACAAGCTACCATTTTCAAAGTCTTCATGGAGATCCAAAGCACCTCTTGAACTTGTTCATGCTGATATATGTGGACCCACAGCAACTCCATCACACAACAACCGAAGGTACTTCATTCTATTTGTTGATGATTATACTAGAATGATGTGGGTTTACTTCTTGCATGCCAAGTCCGAAGCCTTCTCTATGTTTCTACAATTCAAAGCACTAGTTGAGAAACAAAGTGGATTCCAAATCAAGACTCTTcgaactgatcgaggaggagagttTATCTACAAACCATTTATGGAGTACTGCAAACATAATGGTATCCAAAGACAACTCACAGTTCGTATGAGTCCTCAACAAAACGGAGTtgctgaaagaaggaatcgcaCCATTGTTGAAATGGCCCGAAGCATGTTGAAAGAAAAAGGCTTACCAAataatttttgggctgaaggtGTGCATACTGCTATTTACATTCTTAATATATCTCCTACAAAAGCAGTGTTTAACAAAACTCCATTTGAAGCATGGCACAAAAGAAAACCAACAGTACATCATCTTAAAGTATTTGGTTGTATTGC
This is a stretch of genomic DNA from Phoenix dactylifera cultivar Barhee BC4 chromosome 9, palm_55x_up_171113_PBpolish2nd_filt_p, whole genome shotgun sequence. It encodes these proteins:
- the LOC120111842 gene encoding uncharacterized protein LOC120111842, which encodes MKPISSPDITFVISGSRRDQQALETMRSKQGKNYIRDGIERKFDTMHTVADALNPCAGLDGVVHGVARGVSNWLLDKHPQEEDNACNPNNPAPRPKQTPKYKPGGNRTGNIKTGDNKTGKNNRGNTQNNGGIAVGNNTTARAGARRGGGDDDDDDDDDDEE